Proteins from a genomic interval of Rosa chinensis cultivar Old Blush chromosome 2, RchiOBHm-V2, whole genome shotgun sequence:
- the LOC112188273 gene encoding lachrymatory-factor synthase-like has translation MEPTTQMAHDQQQPKWEGEARAELIGPKAEQVWPLLEDFFGLHKWFPTLTTCLPVQGVSGQPGCVRYCAGFKTPVDHESNQPEHLNWTKQELLSIDPSQLTFSYSIVDGNVGFNSYISTVRVVPKEDGCIIEWKYEVEPVEGWTLKDLDVFIGTGLQVMARRMEASLSKLQV, from the coding sequence ATGGAACCTACTACCCAAATGGCTCATGACCAGCAACAACCAAAATGGGAAGGCGAGGCTAGGGCAGAGCTAATAGGCCCTAAAGCAGAACAAGTGTGGCCTTTGTTGGAGGACTTCTTCGGCCTACACAAGTGGTTCCCAACCCTAACCACTTGCCTTCCTGTACAAGGCGTATCCGGTCAACCAGGGTGCGTGCGCTATTGCGCCGGATTCAAAACTCCGGTTGATCATGAAAGCAACCAGCCGGAGCATCTGAACTGGACTAAGCAGGAGCTACTGTCCATAGACCCAAGCCAGCTGACGTTTAGCTATTCCATTGTAGACGGGAATGTCGGGTTCAACTCGTACATTTCGACTGTGCGAGTGGTGCCGAAGGAAGATGGATGCATCATTGAGTGGAAGTATGAGGTTGAGCCAGTGGAGGGGTGGACACTGAAGGATCTGGACGTGTTTATAGGCACTGGTTTGCAAGTCATGGCTCGCAGAATGGAAGCTAGCCTCTCCAAACTCCAAGTTTGA
- the LOC112183534 gene encoding smoothelin-like protein 1, whose product MNSQSNGRSQRPKGKRVKLAIQIVSVLAVCLWLLYQAKQSRDKDYSGSVQNEVIEKHGSGILGRKANAGGSILVGESLNDEDRGGGVDVLDGNVEEKHKVNDDGDLGRPEGKESEKKVELIYKELNNTDDNSDIELKANSEAVGLDENSLQEGNSQVGYEDKQVTMSDQDGEKDAKNTSHHEVGEDEEQISHVNRDEQDMKGTHRKRSQFNGNGVRGFDDENGVPVDGNDIIESRATESSGDGEISSHEEMYSTSNSESTQSEEVVVRGDNADFEARSKISVQDSGSKAETNSEASVQVDTSRINNVTGTIQGGTSVSDL is encoded by the exons ATGAATTCTCAGTCTAATGGCCGCAGCCAGAGACCCAAAGGGAAGAGGGTAAAGCTGGCCATTCAGATTGTGTCGGTTTTGGCTGTTTGCTTGTGGTTGTTATACCAAGCAAAGCAGTCTCGTGATAAGGACTACAGTGGAAGTGTACAGAACGAGGTTATTGAAAAACATGGTTCTGGTATTTTGGGGCGTAAAGCGAATGCAGGTGGTTCAATTCTTGTGGGAGAAAGCCTAAACGATGAAGATCGGGGTGGTGGAGTTGATGTATTGGATGGAAATGTTGAAGAGAAGCACAAAGTAAATGATGATGGAGATCTTGGGAGACCTGAAGggaaagaaagtgaaaagaaaGTGGAATTGATATACAAAGAACTGAACAATACTGACGATAATTCTGATATTGAACTCAAAGCTAATAGTGAGGCAGTGGGACTGGACGAGAATTCATTGCAAGAAGGAAACTCCCAAGTAGGGTATGAAGATAAACAGGTGACAATGTCTGATCAGGACGGTGAGAAAGATGCGAAGAATACTAGTCACCATGAAGTTGGAGAGGATGAGGAGCAAATATCACATGTTAATCGTGATGAGCAGGACATGAAAGGGACACACAGAAAGA GATCACAATTCAATGGTAATGGTGTCCGTGGCTTTGATGATGAGAATGGTGTTCCTGTGGACGGTAACGATATCATAGAATCAAGAGCGACTGAATCAAGTGGTGATGGTGAAATTAGTTCACATGAAGAAATGTATTCAACTTCAAACAGTGAAAGCACTCAAAGTGAAGAAGTTGTTGTTAGAGGAGATAATGCTGATTTTGAAGCCAGAAGCAAAATCTCGGTACAAGATTCAGGTTCTAAGGCAGAAACAAACTCTGAAGCTAGTGTTCAGGTAGATACCTCAAGGATCAATAATGTGACTGGAACTATACAGGGAGGCACTTCAGTTTCAGATCTCTAA